A stretch of DNA from Penaeus monodon isolate SGIC_2016 chromosome 20, NSTDA_Pmon_1, whole genome shotgun sequence:
NNNNNNNNNNNNNNNNNNNNNNNNNNNNNNNNNNNNNNNNNNNNNNNNNNNNNNNNNNNNNNNNNNNNNNNNNNNNNNNNNNNNNNNNNNNNNNNNNNNNNNNNNNNNNNNNNNNNNNNNNNNNNNNNNNNNNNNNNNNNNNNNNNNNNNNNNNNNNNNNNNNNNNNNNNNNNNNNNNNNNNNNNNNNNNNNNNNNNNNNNNNNNNNNNNNNNNNNNNNNNNNNNNNNNNNNNNNNNNNNNNNNNNNNNNNNNNNNNNNNNNNNNNNNNNNNNNNNNNNNNNNNNNNNNNNNNNNNNNNNNNNNNNNNNNNNNNNNNNNNNNNNNNNNNNNNNNNNNNNNNNNNNNNNNNNNNNNNNNNNNNNNNNNNNNNNNNNNNNNNNNNNNNNNNNNNNNNNNNNNNNNNNNNNNNNNNNNNNNNNNNNatataataaaacattatatttttggggggaggaaaaaaagtttttgtggatgtatatgcacatgtaaaaCGCGCAAACATACGTAAGAGCGTGCATAATGGGACGTATACAGGGCAaggttgtgttttgttggggtgtagGGATGNNNNNNNNNNNNNNNNNNNNNNNNNNNNNNNNNNNNNNNNNNNNNNNNNNNNNNNNNNNNNNNNNNNNNNNNNNNNNNNNNNNNNNNNNNNNNNNNNNNNNNNNNNNNNNNNNNNNNNNNNNNNNNNNNNNNNNNNNNNNNNNNNNNNNNNNNNNNNNNNNNTAATTCCCTAACCCNNNNNNNNNNNNNNNNNNNNNNNNNNNNNNNNNNNNNNNNNNNNNNNNNNNNNNNNNNNNNNNNNAAATATAACNNNNNNNNNNNNNNNNNNNNNNNNNNNNNNNNNNNNNNNNNNNNNNNNNNNNNNNNNNNNNNNNNNNNNNNNNNNAAATNNNNNNNNNNNNNNNNNNNNNNNNNNNNNNNNNNNNNNNNNNNNNNNNNNNNNNNNNNNNNNNNNNNNNNNNNNNNNNNNNNNNNNNNNNNNNNNNNNNNAGAGAAAACGGGNNNNNNNNNNNNNNNNNNNNNNNNNNNNNNNNNNNNNNNNNNNNNNNNNNNNNNNNNNNNNNNNNNNNNNNNNNNNNNNNNNNNNNNNNNNNNNNNNNNNNNNNNNNNNNNNNNNNNNNNNNNNNNNNNNNNNNNNAAAAGCTAATTGTTANNNNNNNNNNNNNNNNNNNNNNNNNNNNNNNNNNNNNNNNNNNNNNNgagtgtgtgtatgtgtttcattatagtttttttttcNNNNNNNNNNNNNNNNNNNNNNNNNNNNNNNNNNNNNNNNNNNNNNNNNNNNNNNNNNNNNNNNNNNNNNNNNNNNNNNNNNNNNNNNNNNNNNNNNNNNNNNNNNNNNNNNNNNNNNNNNNNNNNNNNNNNNNNNNNNNNNNNNNNNNNNNNNNNNNNNNNNNNNNNNNNNNNNNNNNNNNNNNNNNNNNNNNNNNNNNNNNNNNNNNNNNNNNNNNNNNNNNNNNNNNNNNNNNNNNNNNNNNNNNNNNNNNNNNNNNNNNNNNNNNNNNNNNNNNNNNNNNNNNNNNNNNNNNNNNNNNNNNNNNNNNNNNNNNNNNNNNNNNNNNNNNNNNNNNNNNNNNNNNNNNNNNNNNNNNNNNNNNNNNNNNNNNNNNNNNNNNNNNNNNNNNNNNNNNNNNNNNNNNNNNNNNNNNNNNNNNNTCCAAggttaccctcctcctcctccttcctctaaaCGACGGTCCGAGTCAGACGCGACCCACAACGGATGTCTTTCGGGTAACAGTGAGCTTCGCTGTTTGCTGTCACGTGATATGGTGTGTATTTGATCACTTGTGATGTCACTGCATTCGAgatgttgttcttgttttgactttgagatgtgtgtttgtttcggaGGGATTCCTATTATTCANNNNNNNNNNNNNNNNNNNNNNNNNNNNNNNNNNNNNNNNNNNNNNNNNNNNNNNNNNNNNNNNNNNNNNNNNNNNNNNNNNNNNNNNNNNNNNNNNNNNNNNNNNNNNNNNNNNNNNNNNNGGGGGAtctgtaattttttgttttgttttcgagaTAACGTAAGTATGATTTCTAGAACCACAGTTGGTTTCATTGTTATGTATATTGACCAAAAGCCTTTTTATAAGTGGGTTTCTGCATATAGTTTGGGTCTACGTAAGCTTATATGAACACGTACGTACGGACACATACCTTCTTTGTGTGTGGGAGAACTGATTAGATATGCAAGGTAGTAAATTGTAGTAACTCATATAACACACATGATGATAGTGCGTCGGTCTTGTAAGTATCTGTAGTATAAGTGGTCTCATAAGCCTTGTAAGTATATGGTCTTGTAAGTATAAAGTGATGtgagggaatgaaaagaaaacagtaagaaaaaattatttacttttcaataaataactataaaacgtgatatattttttttcacatatatacatcactttGTACAATGAGAGGTACTTCAATGCTGATAGAAGAGTAAGCATAACTCGTCTCTCACTTTAGATAACGTCTNNNNNNNNNNNNNNNNNNNNNNNNNNNNNNNNNNNNNNNNNNNNNNNNNNNNNNNNNNNNNNNNNNNNNNNNNNNNNNNNNNNNNNNNNNNNNNNNNNNNNNNNNNNNNNNNNNNNNNNNNNNNNNNNNNNNNNNNNNNNNNNNNNNNNNNNNNNNNNNNNNNNNNNNNNNNNNNNNNNNNNNNNNNNNNNNNNNNNNNNNNNNNNNNNNNNNNNNNNNNNNNNNNNNNNNNNNNNNNNNNNNNNNNNNNNNNNNNNNNNNNNNNNNNNNNNNNNNNNNNNNNNNNNNNNNNNNNNNNNNNNNNNNNNNNNNNNNNNNNNNNNNNNNNNNNNNNNNNNNNNNNNNNNNNNNNNNNNNNNNNNNNNNNNNNNNNNNNCAAATGGTAATCGTGAAGATGATCTGCATGTAATGTATACCCTAACGGCGCTTTTTattgtaatgaaaaaatatcacAAGAGTTCATGATGATGTTAGATGATCTTTATAAAATGATGACAAAACGGCAATCGCATATGAACAAAAAGCATGATTAAGTTGACATTATAAGCATAAACATGACGAAAGCCACATGATAAGGAATATTTAGAATGATTCCAATTTCAATAGTACTTGATTGATGATAGTATGAcgtgatatctctatatatatgtgaggtgAGATTCCGAAGTTGGAAATGTAAATACGATATTTGAAAGAGTATCACTTTGGAAATAATTTGAGATAAATAAATGCAATTTATGATGACAGTACATatcatgatgaaaaatgatactgTGATGAAAACTATTCTTAGAACACAGCAAAGGACTCAAGTAACCAAAAAGCTGTAGATGTTTGTATGAGTGCGTGCAATCTGTCTAACTTTCAGCTCATCTTGTGATAAATAACGAAGCAAATATTtacacatttgaaaaaaaaagaaaactcagataaaaagaacataaaatccggaagaaaaaaaatccgaaaaatcaTGTCCCTCATATCACCTCGTCTTCTCACCTCGACTTCCGAATGGGAAACAAAGTGAACACGCAGAAGATACAAGTTGTGACAGCTGGCAACAAGGGGCCGTCCAGACGCTGTGGAAAGGCATACGGTAGTGGCACCAAACTCTGGCTACGTGTTGCAGCCGCAGGACTCGACGATTAAGTCCGTGTAAGTCTGCAACTTGACGGAGTTCCGTGACTGGAAGAGCAACTGCATGGGCGCGTATTTGGTTGGGGCGCAGCAGGGGGCCAGGGAGTTGCGCAGGGGCGTGTTCACCGGCTGGTTCATCATCAGGATCTGCGGGATAACGAGGGCGTGAGTCGGATAGATGATACAGGGATTAAATGGGGGTTATGAATATTCAactcatctctattatcattatcattttcNNNNNNNNNNNNNNNNNNNNNNNNNNNNNNNNNNNNNNNNNNNNNNNNNNNNNNNNNNNNNNGAGCAGCGACAGTAAAAGTTCTTGCTGTATTTCCCTTGGCCGACGAGAGTGCAAGAGCCAGAGAAATCGCTTCCCCCGAGCGAAGACCCTCACCTGCAGCATGGCATTGTAGAAACTGGTATTCGCCGAGGCCGACGAGGCCACGCTGGGCCTGCAGGCGCCCCGGCAGTGGTAGAAGGTGAAGTTCCGAGGCTCGATGAGCCAATCGTCCCAGCCCATCTCGGCGGCGCTGACGTTAATGCTCTCGCGGCAGCAGGCGCCGTCGGGGGAGGCCGAGCACTCGCGCGTCGACCGCCGGTTCCGGGCCTGCGGGGGAGGCAGCCTTAGNNNNNNNNNNNNNNNNNNNNNNNNNNNNNNNNNNNNNNNNNNNNNNNNNNNNNNNNNNNNNNNNNNNNNNNNNNNNNNNNNNNNNNNNNNNNNNNNNNNNNNNNNNNNNNNNNNNNNNNNNNNNNNNNNNNNNNNNNNNNNNNNNNNNNNNNNNNNNNNNNNNNNNNNNNNNNNNNNNNNNNNNNNNNNNNNNNNGATAGGGGAGGGAGGCtgatatgtataactatatacatgcatatatgtacNN
This window harbors:
- the LOC119586083 gene encoding inhibin beta C chain-like encodes the protein MQQVELEVTCSTCLGEGSLGSPVSLLADHRPFLVVTSQHEKARNRRSTRECSASPDGACCRESINVSAAEMGWDDWLIEPRNFTFYHCRGACRPSVASSASANTSFYNAMLQILMMNQPVNTPLRNSLAPCCAPTKYAPMQLLFQSRNSVKLQTYTDLIVESCGCNT